A region of Mesoplodon densirostris isolate mMesDen1 chromosome 11, mMesDen1 primary haplotype, whole genome shotgun sequence DNA encodes the following proteins:
- the A4GALT gene encoding lactosylceramide 4-alpha-galactosyltransferase isoform X1, with the protein MPAACPNAVLVSYRPASFCWRLLISSGEMMSRPPDCLLRLLRGAQRQWVCTLFIIGFKFTFLVSIMVYWHIVGEPGGQGQFSNLPADIPCPRLVPHTPPSGTPPPGNIFFLETSDRTDPNFLFMCSVESAARAQPESRVAVLMKGLPGGNASLPRHLGLSLLGCFPNVQMLPLDLEELFRDTPLAAWYTALQRRWEPYVLPVLSDASRIALMWKFGGIYLDTDFIVLKNLGNLTNALGTQSRYVLNGAFLAFERHHEFMALCMRDFVAHYNGWIWGHQGPQLLTRVFKKWCSIRSLGESHACRGVTTLPYEAFYPIPWQNWKKYFEDVSPEELSRLLNATYAVHVWNKKSQGTRFKATSRALLAQLHARYCPTTHKAMKLYL; encoded by the coding sequence ATGCCAGCAGCCTGCCCGAATGCGGTGCTCGTCTCTTACAGACCAGCCAGTTTCTGCTGGAGACTCCTGATATCATCTGGGGAGATGATGTCCAGGCCCCCCGACTGCCTGCTGCGGCTGCTCCGGGGTGCCCAGAGGCAGTGGGTCTGCACCCTGTTCATCATCGGCTTCAAGTTCACGTTTTTGGTCTCCATCATGGTGTACTGGCACATCGTGGGTGAGCCCGGGGGCCAAGGACAGTTCTCTAACCTGCCTGCTGACATACCCTGCCCGCGCTTGGTCCCCCACACACCACCCTCCGGCACCCCACCTCCCGGCAACATCTTCTTCCTGGAGACTTCTGACCGGACAGACCCCAACTTCCTGTTCATGTGCTCCGTGGAGTCAGCAGCCAGGGCCCAGCCTGAGTCCCGGGTGGCAGTCCTGATGAAGGGGCTGCCCGGCGGGAACGCCTCCCTGCCCCGGCACCTGGGCCTCTCGCTTCTGGGCTGCTTCCCCAACGTCCAGATGCTCCCACTGGACCTAGAGGAGCTGTTTCGGGACACGCCCCTGGCAGCCTGGTACACGGCCCTGCAGCGGCGGTGGGAGCCCTACGTGCTGCCCGTGCTCTCCGATGCCTCCAGGATTGCGCTCATGTGGAAGTTTGGGGGCATCTACCTGGACACGGACTTCATTGTCCTCAAGAACCTGGGGAACTTGACCAACGCACTGGGCACCCAGTCCCGCTATGTCCTCAACGGCGCCTTCCTGGCCTTCGAGCGCCACCACGAGTTCATGGCGCTGTGCATGCGTGACTTCGTGGCCCACTACAACGGCTGGATCTGGGGCCACCAGGGCCCGCAGCTGCTCACGCGGgtcttcaagaagtggtgctcCATCCGCAGCCTGGGCGAGAGCCACGCCTGCCGCGGCGTCACCACCCTGCCCTACGAGGCGTTCTACCCCATCCCCTGGCAGAACTGGAAGAAGTACTTCGAAGACGTCAGCCCCGAGGAGCTGTCCCGGCTGCTCAATGCCACCTACGCTGTCCACGTGTGGAACAAGAAGAGCCAGGGCACGCGCTTCAAGGCCACGTCCAGGGCACTGCTGGCCCAGCTCCACGCCCGCTACTGCCCCACGACGCACAAGGCCATGAAGCTTTACTTGTGA
- the A4GALT gene encoding lactosylceramide 4-alpha-galactosyltransferase isoform X2 — translation MMSRPPDCLLRLLRGAQRQWVCTLFIIGFKFTFLVSIMVYWHIVGEPGGQGQFSNLPADIPCPRLVPHTPPSGTPPPGNIFFLETSDRTDPNFLFMCSVESAARAQPESRVAVLMKGLPGGNASLPRHLGLSLLGCFPNVQMLPLDLEELFRDTPLAAWYTALQRRWEPYVLPVLSDASRIALMWKFGGIYLDTDFIVLKNLGNLTNALGTQSRYVLNGAFLAFERHHEFMALCMRDFVAHYNGWIWGHQGPQLLTRVFKKWCSIRSLGESHACRGVTTLPYEAFYPIPWQNWKKYFEDVSPEELSRLLNATYAVHVWNKKSQGTRFKATSRALLAQLHARYCPTTHKAMKLYL, via the coding sequence ATGATGTCCAGGCCCCCCGACTGCCTGCTGCGGCTGCTCCGGGGTGCCCAGAGGCAGTGGGTCTGCACCCTGTTCATCATCGGCTTCAAGTTCACGTTTTTGGTCTCCATCATGGTGTACTGGCACATCGTGGGTGAGCCCGGGGGCCAAGGACAGTTCTCTAACCTGCCTGCTGACATACCCTGCCCGCGCTTGGTCCCCCACACACCACCCTCCGGCACCCCACCTCCCGGCAACATCTTCTTCCTGGAGACTTCTGACCGGACAGACCCCAACTTCCTGTTCATGTGCTCCGTGGAGTCAGCAGCCAGGGCCCAGCCTGAGTCCCGGGTGGCAGTCCTGATGAAGGGGCTGCCCGGCGGGAACGCCTCCCTGCCCCGGCACCTGGGCCTCTCGCTTCTGGGCTGCTTCCCCAACGTCCAGATGCTCCCACTGGACCTAGAGGAGCTGTTTCGGGACACGCCCCTGGCAGCCTGGTACACGGCCCTGCAGCGGCGGTGGGAGCCCTACGTGCTGCCCGTGCTCTCCGATGCCTCCAGGATTGCGCTCATGTGGAAGTTTGGGGGCATCTACCTGGACACGGACTTCATTGTCCTCAAGAACCTGGGGAACTTGACCAACGCACTGGGCACCCAGTCCCGCTATGTCCTCAACGGCGCCTTCCTGGCCTTCGAGCGCCACCACGAGTTCATGGCGCTGTGCATGCGTGACTTCGTGGCCCACTACAACGGCTGGATCTGGGGCCACCAGGGCCCGCAGCTGCTCACGCGGgtcttcaagaagtggtgctcCATCCGCAGCCTGGGCGAGAGCCACGCCTGCCGCGGCGTCACCACCCTGCCCTACGAGGCGTTCTACCCCATCCCCTGGCAGAACTGGAAGAAGTACTTCGAAGACGTCAGCCCCGAGGAGCTGTCCCGGCTGCTCAATGCCACCTACGCTGTCCACGTGTGGAACAAGAAGAGCCAGGGCACGCGCTTCAAGGCCACGTCCAGGGCACTGCTGGCCCAGCTCCACGCCCGCTACTGCCCCACGACGCACAAGGCCATGAAGCTTTACTTGTGA